One window of the Rufibacter radiotolerans genome contains the following:
- a CDS encoding glycosyltransferase family 2 protein yields MAAITVLMPVYNAEKFLAAAMESILQQTLPDFEFLIIDDGSTDRSVAIIESFTDPRIRFYQNEQNLGITATLNKGIDLATTQLIARMDADDVSSPYRLQKQYEYLTANPDCAMVSSLVRVITEDGKLVRQDKFKSEHFYYNLTFICWIYHPTVMYRKQAVQTVGKYSAPYAEDYELFWQLSRQFKIYNLPEVLLDYRVTSQSLHQVLKKQEYQQAQRQQILRNLRYYVGETYNLPASFLECLQHNFLPLEKENKVMSITACVKELDFITSCILAKENVNRQPEDIQKAAIYKKRFMVAHFLKRLPWYKSLYLLLRAFTLKGLLQFFRTIWRENREAKRAMSAPLQEAEMQQRVHLPFPEKQNASV; encoded by the coding sequence ATGGCGGCGATTACTGTCTTGATGCCGGTCTACAATGCTGAAAAATTCCTGGCTGCCGCCATGGAAAGCATTTTGCAGCAGACGTTGCCTGATTTTGAATTCCTGATCATTGATGACGGGTCTACAGACAGGAGCGTGGCCATTATTGAGTCTTTTACTGATCCCCGCATCCGGTTTTACCAGAATGAGCAGAACCTGGGCATTACCGCCACCCTCAACAAAGGCATTGACCTGGCCACCACCCAACTCATTGCCCGCATGGATGCCGATGATGTAAGTTCCCCATACCGGTTGCAGAAACAATATGAGTACCTAACGGCGAACCCAGACTGCGCCATGGTCTCTTCCCTGGTGCGGGTAATCACCGAAGACGGAAAGTTGGTGAGGCAGGACAAATTCAAGAGCGAGCACTTTTACTATAACCTCACCTTTATCTGCTGGATCTATCACCCCACGGTCATGTACCGCAAGCAAGCTGTGCAGACAGTAGGCAAATACTCCGCGCCCTACGCAGAAGACTATGAGTTGTTCTGGCAACTCTCCCGCCAATTTAAGATATACAACCTGCCTGAGGTGCTGCTGGATTACCGGGTAACCTCTCAAAGTCTGCACCAGGTCTTGAAAAAGCAGGAATACCAACAGGCACAACGGCAGCAAATTCTCCGTAACCTAAGGTACTACGTGGGGGAAACGTACAACCTGCCGGCCAGTTTCTTAGAATGCCTGCAGCACAATTTCCTGCCCCTTGAAAAAGAAAATAAGGTAATGAGCATCACGGCCTGCGTCAAGGAACTGGATTTCATTACCTCATGCATTCTGGCCAAGGAGAATGTGAACCGGCAACCGGAAGACATTCAAAAAGCTGCCATCTACAAAAAACGGTTCATGGTGGCACACTTCCTGAAACGGCTGCCCTGGTATAAAAGCCTCTACCTGTTATTGAGAGCGTTTACGCTAAAAGGCCTGCTGCAATTCTTCAGGACCATCTGGCGCGAGAACCGGGAAGCCAAACGCGCAATGTCTGCTCCTTTGCAGGAAGCCGAAATGCAGCAAAGGGTACACCTTCCCTTCCCGGAAAAGCAAAACGCCTCTGTCTGA
- a CDS encoding glycosyltransferase family 2 protein, with translation MTRIPSSPPTIAPLPPATARPLWSVMIPVYNCGQFLKETLKSVLAQALPEEQMQIEVVDDASSDIDVAALVHQVGKGRIHYFRQPQNMGSLRNFETCLNRSRGQLVHLLHGDDTVAPGYYRQIGQLFTQYPQAGAAFCRYQCIDEAGEKVYEKTPEQPYDGLLDNWLLRIGTRQQIQYVAMTVRREVYEKLGSFYGITYGEDWEMWVRIARHYPVAYTPQILAFYREHSISISGNKFLNGEHLQDLAQAMEMIQEHLPEEQKRQILKESRQYYAGYGLQVAHKLWDQLHNQQVVQAQIKQAFLLYKSPRLYLTSLKLKAILTLHKVWNRVSP, from the coding sequence ATGACCAGAATCCCTTCCTCACCGCCCACTATCGCACCTTTGCCTCCGGCAACGGCAAGGCCGCTGTGGTCGGTGATGATACCGGTGTACAACTGCGGGCAGTTCCTGAAAGAGACCCTGAAAAGTGTGCTGGCACAGGCTTTGCCGGAAGAACAGATGCAGATAGAAGTGGTAGATGACGCCAGCTCTGACATTGACGTGGCAGCGCTGGTGCACCAGGTAGGGAAGGGGCGGATTCACTACTTCCGGCAGCCCCAGAACATGGGCAGCCTCCGGAATTTTGAGACCTGCCTGAACCGCTCCCGGGGGCAGTTAGTGCACCTGCTACACGGAGATGATACCGTGGCCCCCGGCTACTACCGCCAGATAGGCCAGTTGTTTACCCAATACCCCCAGGCAGGGGCCGCTTTCTGCCGGTACCAGTGCATTGATGAAGCCGGGGAAAAAGTCTATGAAAAAACCCCTGAACAGCCATACGACGGCCTTTTAGACAACTGGCTCCTGCGCATAGGCACCCGCCAGCAGATCCAGTACGTGGCCATGACCGTCAGGCGCGAGGTGTATGAAAAGCTGGGCAGTTTCTATGGTATCACCTACGGGGAAGATTGGGAGATGTGGGTCAGGATAGCGCGGCATTACCCCGTGGCGTATACGCCCCAGATCCTGGCCTTTTACCGGGAGCATTCCATTTCCATCTCGGGCAACAAGTTTCTCAATGGAGAACACCTGCAGGACCTGGCCCAAGCCATGGAGATGATCCAGGAACATCTGCCCGAGGAACAGAAACGCCAAATCCTGAAAGAGTCCCGCCAATATTATGCGGGCTATGGGTTGCAGGTGGCCCACAAACTCTGGGATCAGTTACATAACCAACAAGTGGTGCAGGCCCAGATAAAACAGGCGTTTCTGCTCTATAAAAGCCCCCGGTTGTACCTGACCAGTTTAAAATTAAAGGCAATCCTTACGCTTCACAAGGTATGGAACAGGGTGTCTCCGTAG
- a CDS encoding glycosyltransferase has translation MEQGVSVVICTYNGALLLPETLRHLARQQVRPGIAWEVIVVDNASTDNTQAVIEAEWARSGSNTQFRVLYQPKPGLTFAREMALATAQYEFVLFCDDDNWLAPNYLTIAYDLMQKHPQIGVLGGRGELVFESPAPLWARGHGMFANGPQAASSGRVKNNVVYGAGSVIRKAAIEAIAQTNFTPLLTDRLGAKLTAGGDYELCYTVAMAGYEIWYEDQLRFRHFMPNGRLGWEYTTRLVKEGARSFEVLVPYRIFLNKGSRNRLSFYFYLSLTAASYAAKWGRAFFNQLANGNNKEVADFYKVKTISAHAKLAALAHPQILYRNFLKIKEFDRYLGRTAVTSKNTATSEPLYQ, from the coding sequence ATGGAACAGGGTGTCTCCGTAGTCATCTGCACCTATAATGGCGCGTTGCTCTTGCCTGAAACCCTTCGGCATCTGGCCCGGCAGCAGGTACGGCCTGGCATTGCCTGGGAGGTAATAGTAGTAGACAACGCCTCTACAGACAACACCCAGGCGGTGATTGAGGCTGAGTGGGCTAGGTCTGGGAGCAACACCCAATTCAGGGTTCTATATCAGCCAAAACCAGGCTTAACTTTTGCCCGGGAAATGGCGCTGGCCACCGCCCAATATGAATTCGTGTTGTTCTGTGATGATGATAACTGGCTGGCCCCCAATTACCTCACCATTGCCTATGACCTTATGCAGAAGCACCCTCAGATTGGGGTCCTGGGCGGGCGCGGCGAGTTGGTGTTTGAGAGCCCGGCGCCGCTGTGGGCCAGAGGGCACGGCATGTTTGCCAACGGTCCGCAGGCGGCTTCGTCTGGCCGGGTCAAAAACAATGTGGTGTACGGGGCGGGCAGCGTCATCAGGAAAGCGGCCATAGAGGCTATTGCACAAACCAATTTCACTCCTTTGCTCACCGATAGGCTAGGGGCTAAACTAACCGCCGGCGGAGATTATGAACTCTGCTATACAGTGGCCATGGCGGGGTATGAGATCTGGTATGAAGACCAGCTCAGGTTCCGGCATTTCATGCCGAACGGCCGTCTGGGGTGGGAGTATACCACCAGGCTGGTGAAAGAAGGGGCCAGGAGTTTTGAGGTGCTTGTGCCCTACCGCATTTTCCTGAACAAAGGCAGCCGAAACAGGCTCTCCTTTTATTTTTATTTATCCTTGACTGCGGCCTCTTATGCCGCCAAATGGGGGAGAGCTTTCTTTAACCAACTCGCAAATGGCAATAACAAGGAGGTAGCGGACTTCTATAAAGTGAAAACCATTTCTGCCCATGCCAAACTTGCCGCCCTGGCGCATCCGCAGATCCTTTACCGTAATTTTCTAAAAATCAAAGAATTCGACCGGTACTTAGGGCGCACAGCTGTCACTTCCAAAAATACAGCCACTTCAGAGCCACTCTACCAATAA
- the ligD gene encoding DNA ligase D: MSLKEYNQKRHFNQTPEPEGKGAKNKGDLKFVVQRHQASTLHYDFRLELDGVLKSWAVPKGPSLNPADKRLAMEVEDHPFSYRTFEGDIPEGNYGAGHVDIWDEGTFHAVDNPSRAEGEKLMLQELEAGSLHFVLEGKKLKGEFALVKMKGRQKNAWLLLKKQDEFATDAYDAEDFARGGGAVKPGKVPAKKASTAKEKASPAKAQTGKGKKGEMPHDIVPMTAKLTDGPFDDENWLFEMKWDGYRAVAEVDNGQVRLYSRNGKSFKQKYAPVVQVLEGLKHQAIFDGELVVLGANGRADFQALQNYQNTPSEHLYYYIFDLLYLNGQDLTKVPLLRRKELLAEVLKGAKEPLRYSEHRVGKGIAFFKEAQQHHWEGIMAKAADSKYHIGKRSQEWLKIKTHLRQEAVIAGFTEPKGSRIHIGALVLGVYEGKELKYVGQSGSGFNKESLEDLKARLAPLVQEKSPFKVKVGLSRDVTWVKPELVCELSFAEWTTDGQMRQAIFEGLRVDKKAKDVVHEHAIATPPEADAKEESSKGAKKTKTMSKQEEEKEGLVLHLDGKDVAISSPDKLYWPEEGITKKDLVEYYQSMAEVLLPYLKDRPESLLRHPNGITKPGFFQKDAGDHAPDWVQKESIRAESTGQDVNYVVCQDKATLAYLNNLGCIQLNPWNSRLQHLEHPDYLVLDLDPGENTYDEVVETALVAKQVLDELEIPVYAKTSGATGMHLYVPLAAKFPFEQVKELAYALAQRVHARLPKLTSLERSPKERRNQIYIDFLQNAIAQTIAAPYCVRPKAGATVSTPLQWKEVKTGLHPSQFTIKNVPQRVKKLGDIFMPVLGEGIDVATYLKRLKQEDHGKK; the protein is encoded by the coding sequence ATGAGCTTAAAAGAATATAACCAGAAACGGCACTTCAACCAGACTCCTGAGCCCGAAGGCAAAGGGGCAAAAAACAAAGGCGACCTCAAATTTGTGGTACAGCGGCACCAGGCTTCTACGCTACATTATGATTTCCGGCTGGAGCTGGACGGCGTGCTTAAGAGCTGGGCTGTGCCCAAAGGCCCCTCGCTTAACCCCGCAGACAAACGGCTGGCCATGGAAGTGGAAGACCACCCCTTCAGTTACCGCACATTTGAGGGAGACATCCCCGAAGGGAACTATGGCGCCGGCCACGTGGACATCTGGGACGAAGGCACCTTCCATGCCGTAGACAACCCTTCCCGCGCGGAAGGTGAAAAATTAATGCTACAGGAGCTAGAGGCCGGGAGCCTGCACTTTGTGCTGGAAGGCAAGAAGCTGAAAGGCGAGTTCGCGCTGGTGAAAATGAAAGGCCGCCAGAAAAACGCCTGGCTGCTCCTCAAAAAGCAGGACGAATTTGCCACGGATGCCTATGACGCCGAGGATTTCGCCAGGGGCGGAGGGGCTGTAAAACCCGGAAAAGTGCCGGCAAAAAAAGCGTCTACGGCTAAAGAAAAAGCTTCTCCAGCCAAAGCCCAGACAGGCAAAGGTAAAAAAGGCGAGATGCCCCATGACATTGTGCCCATGACCGCCAAACTCACCGACGGCCCTTTTGATGACGAGAACTGGCTGTTTGAGATGAAATGGGATGGTTACCGGGCAGTGGCAGAGGTAGACAACGGGCAGGTGAGACTCTATTCCCGCAATGGCAAGTCCTTTAAGCAGAAGTACGCCCCCGTGGTCCAGGTACTGGAAGGGCTTAAGCACCAGGCCATTTTTGACGGCGAACTGGTGGTGCTGGGCGCCAATGGCCGCGCCGATTTTCAGGCTTTGCAGAATTATCAGAATACTCCCTCAGAGCACCTGTATTACTACATTTTTGATTTGCTGTACCTCAACGGGCAAGACCTTACCAAAGTACCGCTGTTACGGCGCAAGGAGTTGTTGGCAGAGGTTCTCAAGGGGGCCAAAGAGCCTTTGCGCTATAGTGAGCATAGGGTAGGCAAGGGTATAGCTTTCTTCAAAGAGGCCCAGCAGCACCATTGGGAAGGCATTATGGCCAAAGCGGCAGACAGCAAATACCATATAGGTAAGCGGTCTCAGGAGTGGCTGAAGATCAAAACCCACCTGCGCCAGGAGGCTGTGATAGCCGGTTTCACCGAGCCCAAGGGCAGCCGCATCCATATTGGGGCGCTGGTTCTGGGCGTATATGAGGGCAAGGAATTGAAATACGTGGGCCAGAGCGGCAGCGGGTTCAACAAAGAAAGCCTGGAAGACCTGAAGGCCAGACTAGCACCGCTGGTGCAGGAAAAATCGCCGTTCAAAGTCAAGGTAGGCCTTTCCCGTGACGTGACCTGGGTGAAACCCGAACTGGTCTGCGAACTCTCCTTCGCGGAATGGACCACGGACGGACAGATGCGCCAAGCCATTTTTGAGGGCCTGCGGGTAGATAAGAAAGCCAAAGATGTGGTGCATGAGCACGCCATTGCCACTCCCCCGGAGGCAGATGCAAAAGAGGAATCCTCAAAAGGGGCTAAAAAAACCAAAACAATGTCAAAACAGGAAGAAGAGAAAGAAGGCCTGGTACTGCACCTGGACGGGAAAGACGTTGCCATCAGCAGCCCCGATAAACTGTATTGGCCCGAGGAAGGCATTACCAAAAAGGATTTGGTAGAGTATTACCAGTCCATGGCCGAGGTACTGCTGCCTTACCTGAAAGACCGCCCCGAAAGTCTGCTGCGCCACCCCAACGGCATCACCAAACCGGGCTTCTTCCAGAAAGACGCCGGTGACCACGCCCCAGATTGGGTACAGAAAGAAAGCATTAGGGCAGAGTCTACGGGCCAGGATGTCAATTATGTGGTTTGTCAGGATAAGGCCACGCTGGCGTACCTCAACAACCTGGGCTGTATTCAGCTCAACCCCTGGAACTCGCGCCTGCAACACCTTGAGCACCCAGATTATTTGGTGCTGGACCTGGACCCCGGCGAGAATACTTATGATGAGGTGGTGGAAACTGCCCTGGTAGCCAAGCAGGTGCTGGATGAACTGGAGATACCGGTGTATGCCAAAACCTCAGGTGCCACGGGCATGCACCTGTACGTGCCGCTGGCTGCCAAATTCCCGTTTGAGCAGGTCAAGGAACTGGCCTATGCCCTAGCGCAACGGGTGCACGCCCGCCTGCCAAAGCTTACCAGCCTGGAGCGCAGCCCCAAAGAGCGTCGCAACCAGATTTACATTGATTTTCTGCAGAACGCCATTGCCCAGACCATTGCGGCCCCTTACTGCGTCCGGCCCAAGGCCGGGGCTACCGTCTCCACGCCCCTGCAATGGAAAGAAGTGAAAACCGGATTGCACCCTTCGCAGTTTACTATAAAGAACGTGCCCCAACGCGTCAAAAAGCTAGGCGATATTTTCATGCCCGTGCTGGGCGAAGGCATTGATGTGGCCACGTACCTGAAAAGACTGAAACAAGAAGACCATGGAAAAAAATAA
- a CDS encoding SDR family NAD(P)-dependent oxidoreductase gives MEKNKKTSLLLAGAGVGALLALRALRRNKREFSFKDRTVLITGGTRGLGLVLARMLAEQGAKLAICSRTKDQLEAARAELASGGATVLAFDCDVSDQQQVKTMVAEIKEKLGPVEVLINNAGVISAGPLDNLNLADFEEAMKIHYWAPLYTMLEVIPDMKARGEGRIVNIASIGGKISVPHLLPYSGSKFALVGLSEGFRSELLQHGVYVTTINPGLMRTGSARNAFVKGQKEKEYTWFALADANPILSLKAETAARQIIDACRYGEAEATLGFNAKFISGLHGLFPGMVTDLMGLVNQLLPGPGVGDDRVRGYQAETPLTQSPLTAPLQEAAAKNNEL, from the coding sequence ATGGAAAAAAATAAGAAAACCTCCCTTTTGCTGGCCGGTGCCGGTGTGGGGGCCTTGCTGGCCCTAAGGGCTTTGCGCAGGAACAAACGCGAGTTCTCCTTTAAAGACCGCACCGTGCTCATTACGGGTGGCACGCGGGGCCTGGGCCTGGTGTTGGCCCGCATGCTGGCCGAGCAAGGCGCCAAGCTGGCCATCTGCTCCCGCACCAAAGACCAACTGGAGGCCGCCCGCGCAGAATTGGCCTCCGGCGGCGCAACCGTACTGGCCTTTGACTGTGATGTAAGCGACCAGCAACAGGTCAAGACCATGGTAGCTGAAATAAAGGAAAAGCTGGGTCCGGTAGAGGTGCTGATCAATAATGCCGGGGTTATCTCGGCGGGGCCACTGGACAACCTGAACCTGGCAGACTTTGAAGAGGCAATGAAAATCCATTATTGGGCGCCGCTGTATACCATGCTGGAGGTAATCCCAGACATGAAAGCCCGCGGCGAAGGCCGTATTGTGAACATCGCGTCTATTGGCGGAAAAATAAGTGTGCCCCATCTGTTGCCCTATAGCGGCAGCAAGTTTGCGCTGGTAGGCCTGTCTGAAGGGTTCAGGTCTGAATTACTACAGCACGGGGTCTACGTCACCACCATCAACCCGGGGTTGATGCGCACCGGCAGCGCCCGCAATGCGTTTGTAAAAGGGCAGAAAGAGAAGGAATATACCTGGTTTGCCCTGGCAGACGCTAATCCTATCCTTTCGCTCAAGGCAGAAACCGCGGCCCGGCAAATCATAGACGCCTGCCGGTACGGCGAGGCCGAAGCTACCCTAGGCTTCAACGCCAAATTCATCAGCGGGCTGCACGGCCTCTTCCCGGGCATGGTCACCGACCTGATGGGCTTGGTGAACCAGTTGCTGCCCGGACCCGGAGTAGGTGATGACCGGGTTCGTGGCTACCAGGCCGAGACGCCCCTAACCCAATCGCCGCTCACGGCCCCACTGCAGGAGGCCGCCGCCAAAAACAATGAGCTGTAG
- a CDS encoding CZB domain-containing protein: protein MKESKLYFESIGTLDFEQARIKHVLFKSKLRAMLYGADIDVEPVISVTACSLGKWIYSTAVPRIGHLEEVKELERVHKDMHVLARRLWKEYQAGQQDLALQGLAEVDAIATKLLHLLDVIERKAVS, encoded by the coding sequence TTGAAAGAAAGCAAACTATATTTTGAAAGCATTGGTACCCTGGACTTTGAACAGGCGCGCATCAAGCACGTCTTGTTCAAATCAAAACTCAGGGCCATGTTGTATGGGGCCGATATTGACGTAGAGCCGGTTATCTCGGTCACGGCCTGTTCTCTGGGTAAATGGATCTATTCTACTGCCGTGCCCCGTATTGGCCACCTGGAGGAGGTGAAGGAACTGGAGCGGGTACACAAAGACATGCACGTGCTGGCCCGCCGCCTCTGGAAAGAATATCAGGCCGGGCAACAGGACCTGGCCCTGCAGGGATTAGCCGAGGTAGATGCCATCGCCACAAAACTCCTGCACCTGCTGGACGTCATTGAACGGAAAGCAGTATCCTGA
- a CDS encoding M48 family metalloprotease produces the protein MKKVLLSVLAGLLLTGVVVEIPAAAEARKGTAATYGTLTSGGARDIIGEIIDVVGLKARFEVRAANVPNAAAVIMNGQRYILYNENFVNSLNNAVRTDWAGVSILAHEIGHHLNGHTLSKGGSNHRDELEADEFSGFVLRKMGASLSEAQVAIGVLADEEESYTHPGKSARLSAISKGWRRAESQIVASSKAGTPNRSVTLPKGSMSSVTAPAMASTASSRRTSTRMPSQRVLRQVKLASAPQERIFVTTAYKVVRETSEGFQVIGTLQKTNNRNFPYVLESPLFSMLLVSTDGVLMDEDGRRVGVLTTT, from the coding sequence ATGAAAAAGGTTCTTTTATCAGTACTCGCCGGGTTGCTGCTCACCGGGGTGGTGGTGGAAATACCAGCCGCGGCTGAAGCAAGAAAGGGAACTGCCGCTACCTACGGTACGCTCACTTCGGGCGGCGCCCGTGATATTATTGGGGAAATCATTGACGTGGTAGGCCTTAAGGCTAGGTTTGAGGTGCGTGCCGCCAACGTGCCCAACGCCGCCGCGGTCATCATGAACGGGCAGCGCTACATTCTCTACAATGAGAACTTTGTGAACTCCCTGAACAACGCCGTTAGAACCGACTGGGCCGGGGTAAGCATTCTGGCCCACGAGATTGGGCACCACCTTAACGGGCATACGCTCTCCAAAGGAGGCAGCAACCACCGTGACGAACTGGAAGCCGATGAATTCTCTGGCTTTGTGCTCCGCAAGATGGGCGCCAGCCTAAGCGAGGCCCAGGTTGCCATTGGCGTGCTGGCAGATGAGGAGGAGTCCTATACCCACCCCGGTAAAAGTGCCCGCTTATCGGCTATTAGTAAAGGCTGGCGGCGCGCCGAAAGCCAGATTGTAGCCAGCTCTAAAGCGGGAACGCCCAACCGGTCGGTCACTTTGCCTAAGGGTTCTATGTCTTCGGTGACGGCCCCGGCCATGGCTTCTACCGCCTCTTCCAGACGCACCTCCACCAGAATGCCTTCTCAGCGGGTATTGCGTCAGGTGAAACTGGCCTCTGCCCCGCAGGAACGCATCTTTGTGACTACCGCCTATAAAGTGGTAAGAGAGACCTCAGAAGGATTCCAGGTGATAGGTACCTTACAGAAAACCAACAACCGTAACTTCCCTTATGTATTGGAAAGCCCCTTGTTCTCCATGCTGCTTGTAAGCACAGACGGGGTCTTGATGGACGAAGACGGCAGACGGGTAGGGGTGCTCACCACCACCTAA
- a CDS encoding M20/M25/M40 family metallo-hydrolase: MNRFFRLPTLVLGCFGLCALSFTSCAQKTYTPQQVLKDVEILAADSMGGRLPNTPGHAKAQQYLLQRFKKIGLNPILQPFQFTARATKEQVTGTNIIGTIAGKSEKVIVITAHYDHVGTRNGKIFNGADDDASGIGAMLALATYFQKHQPQHTLYFVAFDAEEQGLSGSKAFVEKPPIAKENILFNVNMDMVSISAKNELYASGTYHYPWVKPIIEKVALPEQFKLSFGHDRPEQGHDDWTQQSDHGSFHKAKIPYLYFGVEDHPHYHQETDEFKNIHQTFYLKAVEIILRAVQALDKQLPL, from the coding sequence ATGAACCGTTTTTTCCGTTTGCCCACTCTTGTGCTGGGTTGCTTTGGCCTTTGCGCCCTCAGTTTTACTTCCTGCGCTCAGAAAACCTATACGCCACAACAGGTTTTAAAAGACGTTGAAATCCTGGCCGCCGATTCCATGGGCGGACGCCTGCCCAACACGCCCGGCCATGCCAAGGCGCAGCAATACCTGTTACAGCGGTTCAAAAAGATTGGCCTAAACCCCATTCTGCAGCCCTTCCAGTTTACCGCCAGGGCTACCAAAGAACAGGTAACGGGAACGAACATCATAGGGACCATTGCCGGTAAATCTGAGAAAGTGATTGTGATCACGGCGCACTATGACCACGTGGGCACCCGTAACGGGAAGATCTTTAACGGCGCCGATGATGACGCCTCCGGCATTGGCGCCATGCTGGCCCTGGCCACCTATTTCCAGAAACACCAGCCCCAGCACACGCTCTACTTTGTCGCCTTTGACGCCGAGGAGCAAGGCCTTTCCGGGTCAAAAGCCTTTGTGGAGAAGCCGCCCATCGCCAAGGAGAACATTCTTTTCAATGTGAACATGGACATGGTGAGTATCTCTGCCAAGAATGAGCTGTATGCCTCGGGTACCTACCATTACCCCTGGGTGAAGCCTATCATAGAAAAAGTGGCTCTGCCAGAGCAGTTTAAGCTGAGCTTTGGGCATGACCGCCCAGAGCAGGGCCATGACGACTGGACCCAACAATCTGACCACGGCAGTTTCCACAAAGCCAAGATTCCGTATCTGTATTTTGGGGTAGAAGACCACCCACATTACCACCAGGAGACCGACGAATTCAAGAATATTCACCAGACTTTTTACTTGAAAGCGGTGGAAATCATCCTGCGCGCTGTGCAAGCCCTGGACAAACAACTGCCTTTGTAA
- a CDS encoding RlpA-like double-psi beta-barrel domain-containing protein, translating into MVKNQTYGLLLLIIFPFLKEITGSTTPAPAMTTAATTIGSLVIPAPPKPAEEPNHINVNASVYFPEEAQTDADPLITADGSRINERNPRKHRWLALSRNLLARWGGEIDYGDSVKVEGISQQLDGVYVVRDAMHRRIRNRVDILVGPNDKIMGYWEDVKLTKL; encoded by the coding sequence ATGGTCAAGAACCAAACGTATGGACTACTTCTACTTATTATTTTCCCATTCCTGAAAGAGATTACAGGATCTACCACCCCTGCCCCAGCCATGACAACGGCTGCTACTACCATAGGCAGTTTGGTAATTCCGGCGCCCCCCAAACCGGCAGAAGAGCCCAACCATATCAATGTCAATGCATCGGTCTACTTCCCGGAGGAAGCGCAGACAGACGCTGATCCCCTCATCACCGCAGACGGCTCCCGCATAAATGAGCGCAACCCACGCAAGCACCGGTGGCTGGCTTTGTCCAGAAACCTGCTGGCCCGCTGGGGCGGTGAAATAGACTACGGAGACTCTGTGAAAGTGGAGGGCATCTCCCAGCAACTAGACGGGGTGTACGTGGTAAGAGATGCCATGCACCGCCGCATTAGAAACCGGGTAGATATTCTGGTAGGCCCCAATGACAAGATCATGGGCTACTGGGAAGACGTAAAGCTTACGAAACTTTAG
- a CDS encoding porin family protein encodes MRKILLVMTVLMVGLLHNTYAQHGGVKVGFKGGYSVFGWQGETVKSFKNLLEYTNGNVTTRMRQGFHAGGYLSIPLGSGFEFEPGVQYSQKGMVLEGRVPGDAAEFANAKVTLTNKGEYIDVPLLAKVYVAEGFNLFAGPQVSFLLSNKVNVNAGAFGFSAYNNDFEWQESQRKVDLGFSAGAGYQLQNGLNVGGSYDMGLTTLDGTSDYKTFNHGFKASVGFRF; translated from the coding sequence ATGAGAAAGATTTTACTAGTAATGACGGTGCTGATGGTGGGGCTTCTGCACAACACCTACGCCCAGCACGGAGGCGTGAAAGTAGGGTTCAAAGGCGGGTACAGCGTGTTTGGCTGGCAGGGTGAAACCGTGAAAAGCTTTAAGAACCTGTTGGAATATACTAACGGGAACGTGACCACTAGGATGCGCCAAGGCTTTCACGCGGGCGGTTACCTGAGCATACCCTTAGGCAGCGGGTTTGAGTTTGAGCCCGGGGTACAGTACTCCCAGAAAGGGATGGTGCTGGAAGGCAGGGTACCCGGTGACGCCGCCGAGTTTGCCAATGCCAAAGTAACCCTTACCAACAAAGGAGAATATATTGATGTGCCCTTGCTGGCCAAAGTATACGTAGCCGAAGGCTTTAACTTATTTGCCGGGCCGCAGGTGTCTTTCCTGCTGTCTAACAAAGTGAACGTGAATGCTGGGGCCTTTGGGTTCTCTGCCTACAACAATGATTTTGAGTGGCAGGAAAGCCAGCGCAAGGTAGACCTGGGGTTCTCTGCGGGAGCCGGTTACCAGCTGCAGAATGGCCTGAATGTGGGAGGCAGCTATGACATGGGCTTAACCACCCTGGACGGTACCTCAGATTATAAAACCTTTAACCACGGCTTTAAAGCCTCTGTGGGGTTCAGGTTCTAA